The window CGCTGGTGAACTTTTCCAATGCCGTAGTAGGCGTTGTAATGCCTCTTGTCTGCTGATATCGCTTGCCGGTAAGCCGTGAGGGCTTTGTCGTATTCCTCATTGGTGACATGCTCGTGTCCTTGTAGCGTGAAGCCGTAAGCAAACTTTGGGTCCAGCTGGGTGGCCCTCTTGAAGCATTTGAGAGCCTGCTCGGGGTCTCGCGCGAGAGACCATGCGTTGCCCAAGGCGCACCACGCCTGCGGGGAGTGCCATGCGGCGTCCACAAGTTCATGGGCCAGAAAGGAGAGGTCCGTCTCCCGCTTCAAATGCCAGAGAATAGTAGAATACACTTCCATATCTTCCAGGCGTGAGGGGCATTGTGCCCGCATCCTGCGGAAAAACTTGTCTGCTTCGGCATATGAAGCCTGTTCATAGTGGGCACGTCCCATGAGCGCCAAAACCCAGGGCGAGctttgatgagctgcaggCAGCGCACTCAATGTCTGGATTGCTTCCTGGCACTGGAATTGCGATAGCAAAAAGTATCCACTCccaagcttcttcatcaaatcCATTACCCATCGCAAAGCCTCTTCGAACTTTACGAAGCTGTGTTCTGCAACCTTGGAGGGCGGAACTGAGGCTTCTCTGACCTTGACCATCTCATCGTATTCCCCTTCTCCGCTGTGGTCTTCCAAAGGTTTTCGGTTTCCACTAACAACCCTTACGGCGTTGGAGCCACCAGAACCCGGCCGCATCATTCGAGAGACTGGGGGTCTAGCCTTTTTCAACTCTCGTCCACCGGGAGCTCCTCCGGCAGCTGGGTTTGTTGCTGTCGAGTTCGGTTTGCCCGACGGTTTTATCAATCGGGCACTTCGCCTCGTAGCATGTTCTTCCATGTTTGTTGATCGTGATACTGGGTGGCCGGCAAGCGTTCGTTTCCTATCGGTTGTCGACATGGCACTTGACCTGGAATTTCCGGTATGCGCGCTGGGGGTATCTGAGATGGGTTCCAAAggctgctcttggctgttCTTCTCCCGTGTAGTAGCATTTTTCCTCGATCCAAGTCGATGGTTCATCCGTGGCGGCGCTTCGAGTGTCTGGTCGGCATGCTGGGCATTTCGGGTCCTCCTGGCGGGCGCATGGGGTGGTTCCTGCAGGTTGTTAGACCGAGACATCATTGCTTCCGCTGGCGGCCCTGTTGGAGTCTCGAGGCCCTCCATGTCGTTTTGATGGTGATTGGATGAGCTCTTAAGCTTGAATCTAGCATTCTGCATCCTGGACATGAAGTCGCTCTCAGTATTTGCCAGCATGTTTTCGGTCATGGGAGTCATGTCTGCGGCAGAAAAACTAACGCCAAACGGATCGGGCCCCATGTCGGCTGCCACGGGTCTCATGGATGACTTCTTCGGAGGCTGCTgcggttgctgttgctcaaAAGAGTTTGAGATGGTGCTTTGGCTCTGGCCCTGGCTCTGACTCTGACTCgtgctcatgctcatgctcagcTCAGCATTTACTATTGTCAAGTCTTGACCAAGGTTCTGTAGTAAGCTGTCGCTGGCCATGAAGATGTTTGGCACACGAACTTTGACGCCCATGTCACAAAGAGCCTTGAAAGCGTCCCATTGAAACGCATTGAGCTTCAATGCCTCCTCAAAGGAGCTCACAGCCCTCTTCTTGTCATCGTAACCGCGGTACAGCTTTCCCAGCAAGCAAAGCACCGCAGGGGTATCGGGGTATGCAGCTCGAGTCGTTGCGCTGTGTTTGCCCATGGTATTCTTTTGCGACCATGAGCCCTTGGCCTTATCCAAAGCTGCGATGCCGTCTTTGTACCGTTCCAGAGCCAAACACGCTTGAGCAAAGACCCAGGTGCAACCCAAATGCACACCACGAAATCCCATCGGTTTGCTCGCATCATACGCGGATCGGTAGTCGCCGAGTCGAAGGTGACATAGCGAGTACAGGTAGGCGGCTTCGCTCGATCGAGGGTCTTGCGCGGCGTATCGTTCGGCGAAGAAAAGGGCGTTGTCGTAGGAGCCGCTGTCGAGATGGTAATAGACCACTTGTCGCAGGAGACTCCCGACAGCAGTCGGGCTTGGCGCCATCCTGGAAGTGGTGGGGGCCCCGACAAGGCagataaaagataaaagtcGCTGAAGACTGCGAAGTGTCGTCACCGATGTATCTGGGCCATGAGACTTTCGTCGACACAGAAATTCAAGATGACGAGGGGCAGCGCCGGCCGTTCAAAGTCCCAGACAGGTCGTGCCGCACCTTTGTCAAATAAAGTCGTAAGGGAAAGGTTGAAAGGGTCGACAAATATGCGTGCGTCAAGTATTATCGGTAGTCGTGAAAGAGTAGCTGGTAGgcgcaaagatgaagagactCGGATAAGCAGCTATTGGCGATGACGAAAGAATATGAACAGCCCTGAGCATTCCAACCACAGCTTCTCAAAAcgcttcctcttttcccttaTCGATCCAACAAAGACAAGAGCGCTCCCAACCGGCGGGCTTTTGCggaatagaaagaaaaagacgtcCCCCGTGAATGGAATGGCGGGTCTTAGCGAGCGTGAATCAAAGGCCGAATTGCGCTCCGGCGGAGAGGAGGGGCGATGGTCTCCTGAATAGATGTAGATTTACTGCCTGCTTCCGCGATTCTCTTGAGCAGAGAATAGGCGAATATTCAAAGAAGCTGCGTTTCGGTTTCGCGGGCGCAGCAACCTCGCGAGGGCCGTTTCGAAGGGAGGGAGTGGCGTGACGGGATGTGAGGAAAGTCTCCAAACTTTTTGGCTGGAGTCGCGGCGCGCAGGCAGTACAGAGAGAGACAGCGGCTTGTTGTGGTAGCGGCGGTTCGATTGGCGCGACGACGTACCGCCATTGCCTAGCAACAAGGGGGGGGTCAGCGGGCTGATCCACCCCTCAGCGGAGGGGATAGCGGTAACAACACAGCGGGCAGCCCGCTGGAGAGACAGCGCCCAGCCCGCTGTATATCGTTGCCACTACGCTACCAGCAGCCCACGGCTAGCAGCGATTCGGTTTTATCGACAGCAGGTCCCCACCCAAGCTGCAAGGCCCGGCTCCTCTAACCTCGAATCAAAGAAACCAGATTTCACCAAAGCCTCACTTTGCAATTCCCGCTCCTCCAAGCAGCCAATTGAAAACAGACAAACTCGGAAGAATCAGCCATGGCTCAAAAAGCGAAAAAGGACCGCGCCAAATCCAATGCGGCCTCCCTCAACAACCTGCACATCGGATCCCTCGTCGTCCACgtgctcttcctcctctcgcatttcttcttccgctctCGATCTCTGCTCGTCTACGGCCTCGTCTCGGTCCCCAGCTTCATCTGCGAATATATCCTCGAGACGTCTGGCCGACCCAAGTACGATGCCGCAACCGGCGCCCTCAAGAGCTCGGGCGAAGACCTGGCAGCCGCCGGCTTGACGGAGTACATGTTTGATGTCATTTGGGTGGCGTGGGCATCCATCGTCTCTGCGATACTGTTTGGCAAATGGGGCTGGATGCTGTATGCCGTGGTTCCCGCATATGGCGCCTACCTCGCCTACGGACTTTTGGGCATGGGCAAGAATGCACTCGCCTCGATGCAAGGTGGTGGCAGTGCCGACAACAACGCTGCGCCGCAAGGAAACCGTCGAGCAAGGAGGACTGCTTAAATAGTGGTATAAACGGTGGTCTGTCTGTCTAACTATGGTGGTCTATACAAAATCAACGTTACACAAAAAGCTCAAGAGCGGCCCCAGTGCATAGTCTCTATCCATTCACTTCTCGCTCCTTTGAGGCCGCTCCCCTGACCAGCGCTCCAGCATATCATCGTCAACATTGCGGACCAACACATGGAAGTGCTCCAGCGTCCGCACACTCTGCAGCGCAACCCAGTTCTTAAACCACAGTACTTGCTGTTCTCCTCCGGCGCCCAGCGTATCGACGAAATGCGTCTTGACAAAATTCTCCACCTGGGCTCTGCTCTCAGTCGTCAGGTCCCCCGTCTCAGGGTCAGTAGGGATCGGGGTGCGGGACCACACAACAATGTGCGTGATCTCCGGCGTCAGGCCATACGGCCAATCATTCAGCAGGACCTTGTAGTCTGAGGCGGCATCAAAGGGGACCTGCGATTCGGGCACGAATGGTGGCAGTCCCCAGGCTTTAGGCAGACGATTCTGCAGGATGTACTCCGTTATGGTGCCATATTGTGCTTTGGTCTCCGCAGTCCAGGCAATATAGCGACGGAGATCTGAGGGCTTCCTTTTCAAAACACTCAGGTTGTTTGTCTCTTCAAACACATATCAGCCCTCTGATTTGTTGATATAGATATATGTAGAATGGCCGCAATTCTCATAGTAAATTCCCAAAGTCTCCAGTAGAGCGCAAGCCCACTCACCGATAATGTGCCTCAGATCGTCCCAATCATGCAGCTTATAATCCTCATCCGACTGCGAAAGGACCCATTTATCAACCTCAGTCAAGGGAAACGGCGCGTCCGCAAGGCCCTGCAGGGAACCCTGATCCCCCATGGTTTCCAGATTGAGATGCAATTCACGGCCTCAAATGATCGAAAAGCCACAAGCGGCGATGGGCTGAAATAGGCCTTGAGTCTGGCCCGACATGGGTCAGATTCGCTCGCCACGCCCAACCAAGTCAAAGTCGTCAGCGGCCTGTATCCATTTTAGCATCCCCTCCTCCGTATTATGTAATTTCTGGCACCTCGCAATCTCGTACTCGTAACATGACACCCAATGGTAGAACAAGATCCCATTACCCAAAATTAAAACAAGTTGACCTCGCCATAAAGCTTTACCTTGCAAGCCTCTTACTTAACCACACATAGTTATATCCCCGTAGAAAAAGCCCCAAATCCATTAAGCCACGCCACATAAAAATACCTGCTACGTGGTACTTGACTGTAGTAAAATTGAGATTATCGGCCAGCGATCCGGCCTTCTGAATCGGGACCCCGGACCTGGGCCTTTTTAGTGCTTGAGCCCATTTCGGAGCATTTTTGACCCTTAATATTAGAACGTCACCCCAGATTTTCACGCGTTTAAATCTGCCGCGGCTTCTCCCCCCAGTATTAAACTTGATCAGATGTGTCCTGCTTCTTAACATCTGTTTTCCCTTCCACTAGCTGTTTTTTGGGCTGCTTCACTCTTTTGATATATCTCCTTCTTCACATACAcacactctctctctctctttctctttctcttctctccatcttccttttctttcctctttttcaaaTCTCTTTATACACACTTGTCCAATAGGCCACCGCCTCCTTTTCACTTGTTGACTATCAACTTTCTTTCACTCACTCGTATGCCTTAACCAAACTAGGAAACTTGGATTATCTCATTTGTAATACTATTTAAACTTGCCATGAGCCACATGCTCCGCCTACCGGCATCATGATCCTCGGTCCCATATCTCTCATCGACTGCTTCGTCTTTTGCTTTTACCTCGCACCGCAGCTGCTTCATCAAGCTGGCTTCTTCCCCACAGCACTCGTCGTTCTGAGGGCCATTCCATTTCTATGTACGCAATGCCCCTGCTTGCAAGTTAGATGTATATTGCATTTGCGTCCCTGGACACAATACATGGCTGAAGAAATCAATCTAACAAAATCGCGTTTCACTACATTATAGTATTTACTCTACCACTTCAATTTGTGTGGAACCGTTACTTCAGGAGCTACTCTTCTCACAAATCTTCCCACCTCAAAAACTCTACCATATTCGAGGACTTTGTCATCCGCTGCGTGCGATATGCATTTGCTACCATACCAGCAAACGTCGGGAGagtcttcttttccaaggaCGTGGCACTCCCCTTTCTCAAGTGGCGCATGAAGAGACACGGATTCAAGGACTTTCCAGTGTattggaaagaagaaactatTGGAGAGGTTTGTGTACCCCTCCTCCCCTCCCCTTTCTCTCTTAAAGATATACACGTGGAGGTGGGCGGCGTTGAGCTGACGACATTGTGTTACTTTCTTTATGCAGGGAGACGCCAAAGTCAAGGGGATCTGGATTAAACAGAATTGCGAGGTTGAGCCAGATATTGTCATCTACTACGCGCATGGTAAGACATGTTACACCACGCGAGTTGCCGCAGCTGCTAACTCATGTAAACTATTTCAGGCGGCGGGTTCGCCATGGGCACCAGCTACTTTTACTTTGAGTTTCTTCTAGCATGGCACAGCCTACTGGTTGATGCTGGGTATGAGAACCcagccatctttgctctGGACTACAGTCTGGTTCCAGACGAGGTGTATCCCACTCAGATTCTCCAAACGCTACAGGGCTACAAGCATGTGTTGGAGGAGGTAGAGGATGCCTCCAAGGTGTGCGTTGCTGGCGATTCCGCCGGCGGTACACTCATCCTTAGCATGTTGCTCGAGGTCGGGATTCAGGTTCAGAATCAGCAGGCCAGAGGGGCCAAACTAGGGATGAGCAAACACGAATTGGAAGATATTCGACCAAAGTTTGCTATACCGCAGATGGCCATGTTGATCTCTCCTTGGATCACTCTGGCCTCGAGTCTCCACTTTCCGTCTCGCGTTGACTACTTGAATAGGGGCACTCTCTGGAAGTACGCACACCAGTATGCGGGGGATGCAATGATTCACGGCGGAGTGGCGTCGCCTGGGAGGTGCGATGATGTCAAACTATGGAAAGCAGCCAGCCCCGAGCGTGGCTACTTTATCACGTATGGCAGCGACGAGGTGCTGGCGCCAGACATCGAGAGCTTTGTGGAGCGCCTGGGCGCCGGCAAGGTCGAAATTGAAGCTCGAAGATTCGACGGCGGAATCCATGCATGGCCTGTAGCGTCGCTCTTCTTATCAAGCACCAGGAGGAAGCGTCTCTATGGGCTGCAGACTATAGTGGGAGAGATTAGAAAGAGATTCGATAAAGCTCCAGCAGGGAAGAtgaggcagaagaagaggctgtcAGATTAGATCAAGTTCTACAATGTAATCATAGAGAGATCAATGTGGAAAGTCAGGAACCAGAGCGCCAAGGCTCGGCTTCGTCATTTTCCTGATCGGGCTCAGATTTTAAAGCTCACTATTGTTTATCATCGCACAGCcgaaagggggggaggggtgaAGGAGAGGTAATCGACGTGATTTGACGGAATGATTTAATGAAATGCTCAATGAAATGCCACTGACCTGTGATACGGTTCGTTGCCTGGTGTGGGTTTATGCATCATCCCCAGGCAGCTCCAGGCAGCTCAGTGCCCGTGGATGACTGGATATGTCTGCCTCAGATCCTGACGCATACCAGGCTGCGATAAGACAGGCTCAGGGAGACAGATTCGAGTCTGAGCGGACACAAGAACGCTGGCATCCTGGCAGCGAGAAACAGAGAATGCGCACATCCCTTGCATGCCAGGAGTAAATATTTCCCGAGAGTGCAGTTCCAAGCCAGAACCAAGTAGCGAAGGATGAAGGACAATATCGAAGTGAAAGCGAGGTGCAGGATTTGGTACAGTTGAAGCGGCTGCACGATTATGAGTAGCGTCGGAGTCGTAGCACCTATTTCTTCACGCAAAGAGCCGCATCCACGCCCGATGTAACGACAGCATTTTCCCCTGACGGCAGAGCATTTGTGCCGGCCCTGGTTCTGGTTGCGGTTCAGACTCCGTCGAGGTGAGAATCAGCCAGGCCAAgcacgcaaaaaaagagccgcAAAAAGAGCCGCAATGCATATGTCGAGCCAGCCACATGGCTGCTCATGGCTGCTCCAGCCAAATCGAATCGACCACGcatcctctttttttcgagCCTCTCTCCCACGACTATCCACCGCGGGCATGGGTTCATAGCGGCACGCCCCCTCCCAGAGCCGGCGGCCATCAAATGGAAATGGTGCTGCCACCAGCCACGGCTCCGGTCTCTTGTCCAAGGCAGTCAGTCCTCCG is drawn from Trichoderma atroviride chromosome 7, complete sequence and contains these coding sequences:
- a CDS encoding uncharacterized protein (EggNog:ENOG41), translated to MGDQGSLQGLADAPFPLTEVDKWVLSQSDEDYKLHDWDDLRHIIETNNLSVLKRKPSDLRRYIAWTAETKAQYGTITEYILQNRLPKAWGLPPFVPESQVPFDAASDYKVLLNDWPYGLTPEITHIVVWSRTPIPTDPETGDLTTESRAQVENFVKTHFVDTLGAGGEQQVLWFKNWVALQSVRTLEHFHVLVRNVDDDMLERWSGERPQRSEK
- a CDS encoding uncharacterized protein (EggNog:ENOG41~BUSCO:EOG092D4P6F~TransMembrane:4 (i20-38o44-61i82-107o113-131i)), whose product is MAQKAKKDRAKSNAASLNNLHIGSLVVHVLFLLSHFFFRSRSLLVYGLVSVPSFICEYILETSGRPKYDAATGALKSSGEDLAAAGLTEYMFDVIWVAWASIVSAILFGKWGWMLYAVVPAYGAYLAYGLLGMGKNALASMQGGGSADNNAAPQGNRRARRTA
- a CDS encoding uncharacterized protein (EggNog:ENOG41~TransMembrane:1 (o28-52i)~MEROPS:MER0033274~CAZy:CE10); this translates as MILGPISLIDCFVFCFYLAPQLLHQAGFFPTALVVLRAIPFLLFTLPLQFVWNRYFRSYSSHKSSHLKNSTIFEDFVIRCVRYAFATIPANVGRVFFSKDVALPFLKWRMKRHGFKDFPVYWKEETIGEGDAKVKGIWIKQNCEVEPDIVIYYAHGGGFAMGTSYFYFEFLLAWHSLLVDAGYENPAIFALDYSLVPDEVYPTQILQTLQGYKHVLEEVEDASKVCVAGDSAGGTLILSMLLEVGIQVQNQQARGAKLGMSKHELEDIRPKFAIPQMAMLISPWITLASSLHFPSRVDYLNRGTLWKYAHQYAGDAMIHGGVASPGRCDDVKLWKAASPERGYFITYGSDEVLAPDIESFVERLGAGKVEIEARRFDGGIHAWPVASLFLSSTRRKRLYGLQTIVGEIRKRFDKAPAGKMRQKKRLSD